From Enoplosus armatus isolate fEnoArm2 chromosome 23, fEnoArm2.hap1, whole genome shotgun sequence:
ATTAATGgactaattatttcagcactAGGGGTGGCTTTCCAAAAACCCTCCATACCATACCCATACCAAACACCCAGCCTCCATTGGACCCCAGCCAATCCCAAACCACAGCAGAGCGTGGTTGTCCCTCACAGGCATGCTCACGCAAGTCACAGACATTCGCTCCGCTTCCTATAACATCAGAGAGTGAAATATGATCGCACTGAAATTCAAAAACAACTTGCTGAGGGTTACCTGAAGTGGCAGCCGTGTTGTCGAAATGATGTCATCACGAGGAATAATTTctccacagtgtgtgtacatgcgtaTGTGTAAAGAAGTTGTATCGAGCAGGGAATGTAATGACCACACCGGCCTGCACAGCGGACTCcgtgtgtggctgtgtgggcTTGCGTCTAGACAGTCGGTCGTGTTGTGGGTTTGCACTGCATTATCTTCTTTTATAGGACAGCACGGCAGAGATCATTTGAAACCTGAATCCATTTATACCCATCAACAATAAACAATGCAACAATTGCACAGCTAAGAAATCCAATCGCTCACAGACTTATCAATTCATACTGTAAACTTCAGGCCAGAAAACCAGAGGAGAATCAATGGAGACCGACCGGCTTGCTCCCCTCCCTCATCAATTTTTGATTACTAGTAGTTGTGGTATTTCAGAAGCTATTATTAGAGGTTAAATATGTGGGGACTTGTTGTTCTCTCtcgccttttctttctcctcttctagTTCCCCATGTTGTTGTGCTATCTTGTATATAAGTTTCTctctactgtttttttttttttccacaatcttattttttcccccttccgtctccagtgtttgtttgtctaaaacagGAACAAAGCCTGAATTAATTAACTAGTGTGGACTGGAACTCCCAAGGTAGGCCTTTTACATCCCTCCACTATGTCTGTCaatctcttttgctctctcagCAGGCCACCCTCTCTTtacttttctcagtttttgcTCTCCCcaacgtccccccccccccacccatctcTTTCCCCCCTGCATCTCTTTGTCCCCTTCCCACCCAGAAATCTCTCCTTACACTGCTCTTTCTCTGCAGTCCTTTTGCCATTCTCTTTGCTTTTAACATCTCTCTACTACAAACATGTTCCACTACTAATTGCCCCTGACCTTCCCTTTCTTTGAATACTGTGTACAGCCCAGGGAAGGAGGGACAGCAAAGAGCTTTTTTTAATTCTCCCCTTCAATAATTAACCAAAGGGAAcgaaagtgaaacaaacaaaaacggGCAAGGAAGCAGATGCCTGTTCAGCGCCAAAAGAAACTCCGGCACCACCTCCGAAACCATTACATTATCACAATGAATTGCCTCAGGACTCTGaaatcaaagacaaataaaaaaagttaggACAAACCGGAGGCAGCTAGTAAGAGCAAGAAGCAAAGTATCGACCACTTTTAAATTATGAATCAAAAGTAAAGGAATCCAATTTTCCGTAATCTAATTTGTGTGCTGCAATCTGCTGTATAATCTAATTTGTATATTTCCTCCACAAAATTAATGAACCGACCAACGAGGGTCGGTTCACAGAAAAACTAATTTCGTAATGAagtcaaaacatcaaacaaagaaaattaattaaattgcTTATCAATGTATAGTCTGTCAGGGAATGTTATTTTCAAAAGGCTGTCTATCTGTTGGCAACCTGTTTTCACTTGCCTTCGCAGCAAGGCCTTCTTTGCACCTAATAAAAAGAATacctgcaggaggaaacagagggaatAGAGGCAGATAGAAGCAGATAAGGATGTGAACAGTGGGGAGGAGACAGGGGTAGATTAGACGCGCGATAAACAGtgacaaaagcacaaaaacagagacaaacgCCACAAAAAGAACAAGTGAAACAGAAGGATATATTTAACACATAATCatctttgtgaaaacaaaaatgagattCTACGTCAGCAGCAGGCATGTGAAAGCTGGCTGTGctctgagaaagagagagatggtagATTACATTCCTGAAAAGTTGTCATGAAAAGAAGCTATTTGCAACTTCTTGACATTCCTGGACTAAAATCTAGTTATATACATAATGACAGCCTTTAACAGccaaataaaagtcaaatgaatCTACTTTTTAAAAGGGCACAATGATGAAGGATGAACTTCAGATAAGGATTATATGGATATGTTTTTGGGATGCAACTGTTAGATCACAGATGGGGCTTCTAACTGACTGCGTTCGCACCGAAACATTGACTAGTTTCCACCGCTGCAGCCCGTCACAAAAAACAGATCTGAGCCAAGCTGTGCCGGTGCGGACTTGGAGCGCTCCGAGCACAGATGTTAGGCCTGACACCGAGGGAGAGAGTCTGGACACTTGTTACTCAATTATTTAAGATGACACATCACCCCCCAACGGAAGATGAATAAGCTCTCAGTGATAGACCCCAGAATCATCCTTTATCTGCTGTGTCCACCAGCTGGAGTCCAccgcatgcacgcacacagacatgcatacTGCACACGGGTGGGCATGCTGGCACACACAACATAATGAGCAAACTGGCGTGTAGGCTTTCACTGCTGTCTGAAAACGGTACATGTGCATGCGATATTAATATTCTAAGACTTCTCATCCAACACAGCAAACAACTTCAATACAGAGCCATTGCATAATTACAAATGACTCAACAATTACAAAGCTCAACAGTGTATTTCAGCCTTACTCAGTCCAGCCTAGTTGCTAGTTATGCCATTGGATGCTCACcataatgaaatattcagttaGTGCGGCCATTTAGGGTCACAGCCAGCACTGTTTTGGACACACTGACAAATGATGACATGTTTGCATACCATTTTACCACAATCATTTCCCATTACCCCACCAATGTCATATTTTCCAAGGTTCTGTGACCACAGAGCAAAGTTAGCATAGTGAactgagtatgtgtgtgtgtaaactacTTGTGCATTCACTGTGCTCACCTTTAAAGCGCAGGGCATTGGCCAGTATCAGGGCTCCAGCCTTAGCCTGGATTTCAGCCGCTAAAGGAGCTCCCTCCAGCCCACCAAGCCCTGCTTTAGCCCAGCCATGGAGCTGCTTCAGGTCAGCCTTGGAGTCTCCTTTCCCCAGTGGCTGATGCTGCAGCCTGAACCGGGCCTGGCTCTCCTTCACAAACGCCTGGCTGACCGGAGGAGCCTGCTTGGAAAACAGAGCTAAGGATGTGTGCAGGCGAAAGCTGGTCCCATTGGATTCGGTGAAGCTCTTCAACGCCCCGGACAGAAGCTCACCAGCATGGGCTCCAGGCTTGGCGGGAGATGGGGTCTCGAGGAGGTCTTGGAGCTGGCTGGCAGTGGTGCCCGCTGAACCTCCACCCAGCGCTCCAAGTGAGGAGGCCACAAGCAAAGGGGAGAAGAGGGTGTTTACTGAGCTCGAGTCCGAGCGTAGCGCCTGGTAAAGGCGCAGACCCAGAGCCCAGCTGGGGTCACCCAAGGGAGGAGGTGGACGGGGTGGAGGGCTGGCTTGGGCAGCAGGGCTCTTCTTGGATGAGCCAGCAGTGCTGCCCTGCACCAGGAGGACTGGCAAAGAAATTAGGATATAGACAGGAAGCCTGGGCAGCATGGCAGATCTAGAGGAAAGCACAGGACGGCCAGTCagtacacagtgtgtgtgtgtgtgtgtgtgtgtgtgtgtgtgtgtgtgtgagacagtgagagaaataaagagaatgCATTCCTCTCATCTATAATGCAAAGAACGGAGCTCTATTCAATGCAcatattttgacagatttttaaCAGAGTAATAGCTCCTCATGCTGTTCCTGCACTGTTCATATTTGAGATAAAGCAATACAAACACAGCCTAAGGGGTCCCTCTTTGCTGTAAAACTCCAACTCGTGCAAACAGCAGCCCCTGCTCCTGCAGTGCCACAGCAGTAAACTTGATTTTGTAAATTCCTCCCCACTTGGCAACACGGTTATTATCTCACCCGCTGCGACAGAACCAGAGTGTGACAATTAACTTTGATGAAACTTCAAAAGAAGCTTTTTAGTCTAGGCCCGAACATGCggatgaaaatgagaaaaaaaataaaatacgcATTGTTTCTGTCTCGCCTTACAAAAAAACCTCactcattgattttttttctttttcgccGAGCCGGCGACAGGAGTGACGGGAAACATCTGTCGTCTAGCTCAGCCTACGCTGTTATGATTTCCTTAGACCTCTCGGcgaagaaagggaagaaagaaaggcgTATTTGTTCAACTTCACCGTTAATTAATTCAAGTGTATCCCTCTCCTCCGCTGCGGTCCTTTTAGCTATGCGCTCCGGAGGAAGTGGGGCTGGGGCTGGCCTCAGACGTGGCAGCTCTCAGAGGAAGTTTACCGTCTCTCCCCTCAACTTCACCCCGCGACAGCTCGCTGCTTTCCCCGCAACTTCCAGACGTCCCGGCGAAGCAGCGACTGGGCTGAGACGAGACGCTGGCagtggaggaaaggaggaaaggaaaagctGTGCTAAACGACATTAGGCGGATTCACCGAACAAATATCATCCATAATACTCGCCATTGTTGTAGTCCTTAcgaaaataaaactgtttaaaaagtAACAATACTGTGGAAAAAGTACCTTAAAAGTGCCGTTCCGAGTATATCGCCCGTAGTTCAAAGACTGTGTAACCCCGTTTAACACTTCACAGCTAAATACGCAGCTTCAGCGTGTGTATCAGTGTTTGTAAAATCTATCCTAGAAGCCCAGAAGAAAAATGTACGATTAGGCCACTTTAAAGTCAGCTGTGGTGTATGTGTCGCAGTGGTTTGTGCAGGCCTAATACATGTATGCTTTACAAAACCACAATTAAACATCGCAACGTTCCTGTGCAGAGATATTGTGGCTGTTCCCTGGGAGTTTTGGCGGGGATTATGTGCACGTAGCGTTGGGCCTGGTATAGGTTTTAAGGCGAACAGAAATCCTCCAATTGCAGTAAATGAGGCGTTTCTTTATACATTCAAAAGAGGGTTTGCTCGGATAATAAACCCTCTTGTTCTTGGCCCACTGGGAGCTGCAGTTCCCGAAGCCATTCAAGCGGGGTCGCTAATGGTCTTCTCATCGCCTCAGCTCAGTGACCCTGCGAGAGGCTGCAGCATGCGGGCCAGGGCCTCCCAAACCTGACGTCCAGCCCTCCCACTGGAGGGGATGTAGACCACAGAGCCAGCAGCAAGATGAGGTTTGGTCCAGGCAAGTCCATCTGAGGAGGTTTTACTTGTTAGTTATGATTTAGTGTTAAATCTGTCTGCGTTTTGGGATATTAATTAGAGAATGGATAGTAACACTTGtattgaaaatagtccccctTTTGGATTCTTTATTTCTTAGCACTAGTTAATGAAATTGATTTTGTCTGGGAACCCCACGCACCACCCACCTCACTTTGCAGTCCCTGTACTAATGTAGTCTACTGTCAAGGAAAAGTAGGGCAGACCACGCAAGCCTGTGTTATATCTGACCCTTCCAAATGTCCTCATTCTGTATTCTCCTCATTTCCCTGTTTTTTCACCTTCCTAAATTGTACCTGCCCCCTCCCTACAGCAGAAGAGACCTGATAACTTGTAACACGTGGCTCCGGGACAGGGATTATTGTCCAAATTGAGGGATGTAGAATGGTCATATAGGGTCTAATCAATAAATGTAGAGATAGACTAAGGAGGCTAGAGAAGGATCAGAGAGGGATATGGAGGAAGATAACTGCTCGAGACCACCAATGCTCAGCAATCAGGCCGAACATGACAGCTTGTAGACCCAACCAATTATTTACCCCAGCCAAATCAATAGAGCTCTCTCCGAAAGATAACCATCAGCAGCACTATCTGGAACACATTCACAGcagaaagcacaaacacacactgagcactCTGCTCACTGccactctcgctctctgtctcctttggaaacacacacacacacacacacacacacacatacacacacacacttccctcgCAGACACTTAGTTATCAGACTTCCTTGGAAATAAGACACAAATCATCTACTTATTGGACATCTATactgaaaagagaaacattaaaaacagcataTGTCAAACCACTCCTACTGCGAACGTGAAATCACATCAACCTCAGTCTTCACCCTCACCAGAGaagtcaacccccccccccccccccccccacatcacAGTGAGTCTCGTCAGTAATGAGCAGCGACACGCATTACAGTGCAGGGGATTCATAAAAAGCAGGGCTTGTGCCGCAGTTAAACAAGTCCCCGGG
This genomic window contains:
- the serpinh2 gene encoding serine (or cysteine) peptidase inhibitor, clade H, member 2; the protein is MLPRLPVYILISLPVLLVQGSTAGSSKKSPAAQASPPPRPPPPLGDPSWALGLRLYQALRSDSSSVNTLFSPLLVASSLGALGGGSAGTTASQLQDLLETPSPAKPGAHAGELLSGALKSFTESNGTSFRLHTSLALFSKQAPPVSQAFVKESQARFRLQHQPLGKGDSKADLKQLHGWAKAGLGGLEGAPLAAEIQAKAGALILANALRFKGLWEREFSDESTDHRTFLGKKYTKVMMMHRAGLYRHHEDMENMVQVLEAPLWRGKASMVLLLPFHVENLARLDKLLTIELLSKWLEKANITSVTISLPKANITSTLSLQKQLSALGLTDAWDQKVADFSGVSDKSKGKLHLDGVLHWASLELAAQAGEGDADLEEENIDKPMLFYADHPFIIFVRDNATGALLLMGALDHAEGEALHDEL